The following are encoded together in the Lagopus muta isolate bLagMut1 chromosome 7, bLagMut1 primary, whole genome shotgun sequence genome:
- the LOC125695895 gene encoding guanine nucleotide-binding protein G(I)/G(S)/G(O) subunit gamma-11, translated as MPAINIEDLSEKDKLKMEVEQLRKEVKLERQPVSKCSEEIKNYIEERSGEDPLVKGVPEDKNPFKEKGGCVIA; from the exons ATGCCGGCGATCAACATTGAGGATCTGAGCGAGAAGGACAAACTGAAAATGGAAGTGGAGCAGCTCCGGAAAGAAGTGAAGCTGGAGAGGCAGCCG GTGTCCAAGTGCTCCGAGGAGATCAAGAACTACATCGAGGAGCGCTCAGGAGAGGACCCGCTGGTGAAGGGCGTCCCAGAGGACAAGAACCCCTTCAAGGAGAAGGGCGGCTGTGTCATCGCCTAA